The DNA segment GCAGAGAGATTCAGATACTTTTCTTGATCGCCGCCGTTGTTCCGCCACCGCGCACGGCAGAGGACGCAGGTGGCGGACCTTCTTCCGCAGCTCCTCTTCCACGCCAAGAAACACTCTTCATGTATAACATTCTTGCAAGCCCCACAAGCCACCACCTTCATATCTCTCTTCATCTCCTCCAAACACACCGGACATGCTCCGTCGCAGTCCTCCGCCGCCACCACGGGCGGCCGGGAGCCAACACCCTTTTCCTTGAAGTACAGCTGGTGGAACCTCTCTATGACTGATTCACCGGCGAGGGCTTCCACGGAGGTGGGGACGTCGAGCAGCCGGTGGAGTTGGCAGGGGCGGAGCGTCCGCCGCCACAGGCAAGAGTTGTCGAGGGGGACACCGAGTACTCTGATGAACACGAACAGTATGTGTTTACAGGGGACGGCTCGGTCGGGGCAGGTGCACGACGGAGTGGAGGAGATGTTGACGGTGTAAACGTTCCCGGTGGCGCCGAGGATGAAGAAATGGGGGTCGGAGCGATGGAGGAGGCTGAGGCGGTGGTGGAGGGCTCGGGTTATTCGGTCGGAGAAGGGTTGAGTAGGGGAGAAGCGATggcggtggtggtggtggtggtggtttgGCGGCGGAGTAGAACTTGATGCAACGGACTCCATTTGT comes from the Henckelia pumila isolate YLH828 chromosome 1, ASM3356847v2, whole genome shotgun sequence genome and includes:
- the LOC140876123 gene encoding uncharacterized protein — its product is MIVFDTILHVSLKTLQRISTTFIYPKKTTFSPILIKQCPFIYPTPSPPFKTNYHNYFFPFQQQMESVASSSTPPPNHHHHHHRHRFSPTQPFSDRITRALHHRLSLLHRSDPHFFILGATGNVYTVNISSTPSCTCPDRAVPCKHILFVFIRVLGVPLDNSCLWRRTLRPCQLHRLLDVPTSVEALAGESVIERFHQLYFKEKGVGSRPPVVAAEDCDGACPVCLEEMKRDMKVVACGACKNVIHEECFLAWKRSCGRRSATCVLCRARWRNNGGDQEKYLNLSAYVNGGDLMEENGRCND